A segment of the Panicum hallii strain FIL2 chromosome 1, PHallii_v3.1, whole genome shotgun sequence genome:
GGGGTCGTATTGCAGCAGGCCGTGCAGGACGTCGAAGACCGCCGCCGACAGCCGCTCCTCCGGCACCTTCTCCCGCAGCTTGCTTGGCGCCCCGGCGTCGATACCCAGTAGCATCAACGACACGTCGTCAGGGATTCCTAGGAGATCGATGATGTTGATCAGCTGTTGGCACAAGTCATCTTCCGGGAACAGCTATCACTACTTAAAAACCAGTTTTTAGCAGCTGGTAAAAACCTTTTATAGGAGCAGATGCGGTACACGCCTCTACTTCTCGCAGCTACGAATACAGTTTGCAGGGGTGGTTAACGCACCCGCCCTTGGAAATGATTCGGGGCAGCTGGCAGCCGATGCTCCCCATGCTGATTCGGAGTGTGCCGCTGAGGATGGAGAGCattgccgctgccgccgccgctgccgctcgtgCATTTGCCACCGGAATCCGCCCATGCGCTCGCTCGCTGACAAATCCACCCGTGCGCTCGCCGCCTGATCTACCCGCCCGCGCGCTTGCTGCCAGACCTGCCCGCGGGCTCGCCTCCGCCTCCCGCCGCTGGATCGGGCCGCCGCTGCCACATCCGCCTCCCTCTCCCGCGCCAAGCCGCACTGCTTCCCCttgccgcgccgagccgctaCTCCTCCCGGCGCCGGCAGCTCCCCCGCGCCAGCAGCTCCACGTGCCTCGAAGGCCCCGCATGGTTGTCCCACACGCTGCTGTCCCCCTCGCGCCGCGCAGCCATCCTAGTGCCGCTGCGGTCCCCCTCGTGCCGTCGTGGCTCCGGGTGGTGGGAGAGAGAAGGGGAAGTGGCGGCGAGGGAGAAGCGGCTCGATCCGCACCGTCGCAGCCCCTGGAGCCGCCGTGGCTCCGGTGGTgggagagagaaggggaggtGGCGGCGAGGGAGAAGCGGCTCGATCCGCGCCGTCGCAGCCTCCAACGAGCCGTCGTGACTCCGCTAGGCAGGAGAGGGAAGTCCGgcgggggagggagaggaggggaagggcGGTGGGGgatggagaggaggaagagaagggagggcggcgggggagagaagggaggggcGACGCGGCGAGAGAGGAGGGGatagagagaggaagggaggggatTGGAGGGAGAGATAAGGAAGGTGGGTTGTGcagaggccgcggcggcgcgcgattGATGGAGGGTGAGGGGGGCGCGAATCGATGATGTGGGATCGGGGAGCAAGCGGGGGATAGCTCAATTTTTAGGGGGCGGGTGATGTCACCACCCGCCCTAAAATTATTTTTCTATTTATTccgaaaatttatttaaatcattacgtatagcaaaacaaataaaaaaagtgaaacttctacactatggttattgCAAAATGTAGATACGAAAAAATTATGCTAAGTATATTTCAATGCATATAAAGGATAAGATTGTGGAGAGATCAAAGTATGACTTGAATTGTATAagatactatatagtcatagttattagacaacttataataattttttggactACTAGATGACCTTAAATGAAAAATTATCAGCTACAAAATTGTAGGACTCGTCAATCTCTACAATTTTagtataaagtttgacttcatccaTGATCATATGAAAAATTATAATTTTTTACGTGAGACTATTTGTAGggacgggtgacgccatcacccgcccctagaaatatGTTTCTAGGGGCGATGAcgggtgacgccaccacccgcccctaaaaatattttttagttttattctaaaaattcatttaagtCTTATACACTATGGTTATTATAaactatagataaaaaaatataccaagtatatttcagtgtatataaaggttaagattgttgaaaccacaaagtatgacttgagttgtatgagataccaTATAGTCATCGCCATATATAGGttcataataattttttgaCCATTAAATGACCTTAAATGAAAAAGTTATAAACTAAAAAAATTTTAGATCTCAtcattctctacaattttgatataatGTTTGACTTCATCTGAGATTATATGGAAAAGTTATAATTTTTTATGTGGAACCATTTTTAGAAACGGATCCTGCCATCACCCGCCTCTAGAATTAGAAATGTCACGATTTTTAAGTGTGGGTGGTGGCGTTATCCGCCTCTAGAAATGCTATCTTTAGggcacccgcccctgaaaatgatGCCCATTTGCAAGAGCGGGTGATGGCATCACCTGCCACTAAAAATACTTTTCTAGTGGCGGGTCGGATGCTACAGTAACTGTGCTCTATTTGTAGGAGCGGGTTACCGTTTGCCCTACCCCTAAAAATACATGGGGACCCTACAAATCGTTTTTTAGTAGTGGATTGCGCCATGACGAGCTCCGCCATGGTGCACCCTAGCACCCACATGTCGACGGGCGCGCCGCAGTCCTTCTCGCAAAGCAGCGCCTTCGGTGCAATGTACCCGATCGTGCCATCCAGCTGTTGCGcatccggcggcggcgaggccgcgGACCTGGTGAGGCTGAGGTCGCAGATCTTGAGCCGGCGGTCGTGCTCCCCGACCAGCACGTTCCTGGGCTTCAGGTCACGGTGCACGATACCATGGGCGTGCATGGACCTTGGAGACGGTGCCAAATGCCGCGCCTTGGAGACGGCACCGAATGCCCCCTTGCCGATCTTCCTAAACCTTTCATACGCTTCCACGCTACCGATCCCCTCCCTGTCGTCATTTCTTCTCTAGCGACACTGTAAAAAAGGATTTGTAGGGACGGTTGAAAACatatttttaggggtgggtgtGGTAGCCGCCCCCTACTTCTCATAGCTAAAAGTAGCTATTTGTAGGGACGAGTAACATGCCCACCCGTACAAAGCAATtaccaaaaaataaaaaataaaaaactcaaaaataacaaaataaaaaagaaaaatatccCATCCAACCAGCTACCATCACAAGCCCCTCTACTACCGAGATAGAATTTTTTTGATGAAATAACTCGCATAAACCAGACTTCGAACCACTCACCTCAAGCCTCGCGCATAACCTcctctccaccacactacacAGTCACTTAAGACTCTACGAGATATACTATTATTTTGTATTCACTCCGAAATCGATTTTTAGGACATCACCTGCCCCTAGAAATCCGTTTCCTAGGGCGAGTGACGCCATCAATCGCTGCTGAaattatttttctattttatttcaatttaaatctttaaatataccaaaacaaataaaaaatatgaaacttctacactatggttattgtgaactacAGATACAGAAAAAGTATGCCGAGTATATTTTAGTATATATAAAGGTTAAAACTGTGGAAATCTCAAAGTATGACATGAGTTGTGTGAGATACTGTATAATCATAGCCATGTGTAGGCCAAAACTATTGAATGATCCTGTGATTCTAAATGGTCTTAAATAAATAATGTATAAACtataaaattttaaaattttagATCTTACCACTACAAATTTGATATGGCACTACTCTACATCTGAGGTTGTTCGAAAAAAATTAAAACTTCTAGATTTTGAAATTAGAgaacttataataattttttagactattaaatgaccttaaatgaaaagttatcaactacaaaAATTTAGATCTCATCAACCTCTACAATTTTAATATAAAattcgacttcattcgagattaTATCAAAAAGTTAAGAATTTTTTTAAATGATACCATTCGTAGAGGCGGGTCATGCTATCACCGGTCCCTTGAGAATTATTTTTAGGAACGGGTAACGCCATCACCCGCtcctagaaatatatttttaaagAAAAATAACGTCATCACCCGCTCCTTAAAAATGGTGGGACGGGTGACCCGTGCCTAAAAATACATTTATTCATTTATTCGGGCCCACTGGTTTCCCTCCTTCCGATCCTGGTGTACCATCCATGCTGCAGGCCATGCAGGGCGTTCCTGCCTACGGGGGTGCTTCTGCTCCACATGGTGGTGacaagcagcagcaggcgccATGGAGGCCTATGGCCGGAGCAACGTACTGGGACCAAGCCGGCCTCGCCAACGCGTTCAGTACCATGACGCTATCTCCGCCACCGTGCGGCTATTGGTACATGCATGGTTTCGGGAGGAGCTAGTAATCACATGTCATCCGATGCCGGTAACCGTCTCGGTTGCTCGACCTCCTCCTAATATTGTCGTGGAAAAATCTAACAGATGATCGGTCGCACTCCTACGTGACCGCGCGACCGGTCAGACCAGCAGGCCGTGCGCCTGGACACCCGCCGGCCTGTTATTCCGTCCCACCCCCAAAACGCATTTAGCGGTTTCCAATGCCAAACATTCCGACAGCGAGCGAGCGGGGAAACGACGGttgcgcggcggagcggcgccgGAGCAGCGGATGTGCGGGTGCGCGGCGGTTGCGCGGCTGCGTGGAAGAGCAGCGGCTGTGCGGCGGACTGGCTGCGCGCTGGATCGACGGAGCGGCATGCTGGGAGCGTCCGCTAGCGGCGCCGGAGAGGAAGCCACGGGGCAAGCTGCGGGCCGTGGCGCCACCAGCGGCAAGCAGCGGGCCGCCTGCTTTGGGGGTTGCATTGAGGGGAGAGGACGAATGCGCGACGGGGTCCCAGGCCGACGGCGTCCGCTAGCGGCTGAGATGAGGATGCCCCGGACGAAGCTGTGGGCCGCGTACGAACTAGGTCTTCGAACCGGAATCAAGCGGGGGAGGCAGCGATGGTCCCATCACGATGGCATCCGGAGCGCCATGGAGGAGGAGGACCGCGAGATTGGCGCAGCGGCGACTTGTGCGAGGACCCGGCTGTCCAGCCGGAAGAAATCGAAGGGAGGCGTCAACGCACAAGTGCTGGCTGCATCCGTGAGCACAGGAGCAACACGGACCACGGCAACCGCTTAGGTGAACCTCCCGCATTTGAGCACTTTTTTTCAGCATCTGTACAAATCTAGTGGTGTTCTAGTTTTGTTTTGCTTCATATGAGGTAGTTGGTGAGATTGCGAGAAGAGATTAGAGGAAGAGGGCGAGGGGGAATTTTTTTTCatcttcaccttttcctttgACACGAGGTACACTACCGGAAACGAGGACTTTACCGAGTGTcaaaatctttgccgagtgcaaaacatcgggcactcggcaaagttactctttgccgagtgcagcactcggcaaaggaaaaCACACGGTAAATTCATCCTTTGTCGAGtgtctgacactcggcaaaataaaACATTCGGCAAAGAtttttttgccgagtgtcgaacactcggcaaagaatgacactcggcaaacgcACGCCAGGACCTAACGGTAATTAACGGCgtgagtctttgccgagtgcctactccaggacactcggcaaagatgaattttgccgagtgccaagccatgacactcggcaaaataaaCATAAtctttttctttattttgtCTAAAATTTTTTCTATTACCATCCTACATTCTCCTTAACAAgatatgtaatttaggttcatttatcgaagtgtttgctatattttgacaatttattttattttattaaatttcttgaataatttaaatttgaactgcgtagtcattcgaatagtggaaaaaatgaatgaaaaattgttattcatgttaatgagcatgctttgaggTCTTATCGAAGAAAGTAccagaaatttcaaacctactattcacgaaacatggcgactaaattgtgttcaagtcgtgtttaaattgtataaaaggcaaatttggtcAAAAAATTATAAAACTTGTCAAAatgtcatgttatcatgtgaggataCTGTGATAAAATTTATATAAGATTTCATGAAAGTTTGACATCTACGATGCTTAACACCTAATTGGGTTTCACAAAAAATgatacatctctttggagaactttcaatttgtaagcatcgtatgtttAAACTTTTACGAAACCTCGTCAAATTTTTATCGCAGCTTCCCCATgtgatatcattacatctcaacaagtttcataattttcggaccatatttgctttttatacattttaaaaacaacTCGATAAGAAGTTCGTCATCATGTTTCGTGGACaacaagtttgaaatttctgatttttttctCGATAAGGTCTCAACGCATCCTTCAATGACGTGAATATCATTTTTCATTCTTTATTTTCCATTATTCGTGTGACTTGTAGTTTAAATTTCAATAAATACaagaaataaaataaattgacaAAGTGGGTTTGAAAAATGTgaattctttgccgagtgcaggCACTCCACAAAGAtgggcctttgccgagtgccagatcagtggcactcggcaaagagtgcAGGTACTGCTCACAAACCCTCCGTCAATGGCATCCTCGGTCTTCTGTGCAGGGAACACTTCTCTGGCCTGGTTGAGTACAGTGGAGTGATGAAGCCGGCCTATACGTTTGACCactacgccgccgcccctgatGCTGAAGATTGGGATGGCAAGATATTCAACAACAAGGCGGAGCGGGTGAAACAAGAGCTGTGGGTAAGTGCTAAATACATTGCATTCATTTCACATTCATAAAAAAAATGAATGGTATACATTGTGTTTGCATGCAAGATTTCTTCAGATGTGAGGATGGATTTGAGGATAAAGCTGATGTGGTGGCTACCAAAGTCTGTAAGAAATGAGTTGTGGATATGTACTATGAGGCGCGTATCCAGGCCATTATTAGTTTTCACGGCGACGTTCTTGGAGAGAAGGTCACCAAAACGGAAGCATGTCtttgactgaggagcagtacttgcaggtaaataaAGAAAATTAATATGCATTCTTTTTTACATTAAGCaggcttaatttcatcttctaatatgtcAAATACTTGATGCCCTGTAGACGACTCCTTATTGGTGCCTCGGGCATCAAGAGTGCTGGCGACAGATGGTGCAGAAGTGGTGCTCCGACGAGTGGGAGGAGTCGCACAACGCTTGTTGGGAGCGGcgtttgatgatgccaggtgcaacacaccatcaaggcagtcGCAGTCTCAGCGGATACGCAGAAGCATGGGTACGTGAATGAATTTATTTAATgtaacactcaattatgcatgatttctaatcgtcttgcttgttttcttgcagtcgtcgtcacatggtggccagccttgctcCCTCTTGAAGGCATATGCTATGTCCCATAAAGGCAAGGCGACGTCTGACGTCAACTACAATCCGGAGGACGGGAccgaggcatacagcaacccGATGGTCCATACCCGTCTCAGTGCGTACACAacgatggcaagggaggtccatggtcCAGAGTTTGATCCGGCCACCGAGGACCTTGACGGAGAAGTCGTCATGAGGGTTGGAGGAGGTAAGAATCATGGGCGGTATTGGATTGCCGACggcgcaatcgactcgtcctctactcctactctatcTCAGATTAGAGCAAGGAGCATGAGTGTGAGCCCAGGCATACGACCTCGGCAAGACACTTCACAGTACTGGATATAGGCACTCCAGGTCATTTCTTCTTTATTCGTCGTCCATTGATTATTGTATACCATTTCTTTGTATTATCATAACATTGGAGTGAAAAGTTTGCAGGCCCAattagaagaagagaggaggttACATGTGGAGAATGAGCACAGGATGAGGGATATGTTTGCCTACATGCAGACTCTTGGTGCCGCAGCGGGTGTAGCTCCACCACCTTAGTTGTTCGCTTCACCTCGACCTCCTGCTGAGTTTTCTACTCTTGTgagtatggataagttttaGCCATGTCTGACCTTTACTTACCTTGTCTCACACATGCGATCACTTCTCCTCTTTGCAGAATCAATCGGCGGCCTCAAATGACCCTCATGTTTCTCCAACTACGCCGGTATGGAGGTCGCCGGGTTGGAGGTCTTATTATGATTCTTACCACTTATTCTGTTTCTGTAGACTTCTCATATTTTTTGACATCTATGGACTATATTGTGAGACATGCATATTTGTGGTCTGTAATGATAATATGTTTGTGAACCCATTTGGGATATGTATGTGAATCGATTGTGTTTGTAATATAGATGTGATGTTTGTGATATAGATGTGATGTTGGTGGTCTTTGTAATGATATATGTTTTTCTGATATATATGTGTGGATGAAATAGAAAAAACAAATTAAAATGGGTAATTCTGggcactttgccgagtgtttgcactcggcaaaatctGAAGAATCTTTGCTGAGTgtttgcactcggcaaaatttgaagaatctttgccgagtgcaaacactcggcaaagaagtaATATTTGCTGAGTGCCAGGATTCTGGTACTCGGCAAAGTATCAATCTTTGCCAAGTGCCAGTatcctggcactcggcaaagcgtcCGTTATGCACCTGCTCCGTCACGGCGCTTAAATTTTGCCGAGTGCAGGACTttgcgctcggcaaaggctttgccgagtgcctaacAAAATGCACTCGATAAAGTCCCCTTTGCCGACATTTTCTCTTCCGTgtgtcctttgccgagtgcaacactcggcaaaggctttgccgagtgtttttggagctttgccgagtgtttgacactcggcaaagtagccGTTTCCCGTAGTGGTAGTTGGTGAGGTTTATGGCAAGATAGTCTTCTAACCACATTTTTTTCAGGGGAATTCAAAATAGAATTGGAATTTTTCAGTGGTTTTTAATCCAAATTTTATGAGATTCATGCAATAGCAACTTCATGCAAACTCAGTAGCAACTTAATGGCTGCATTAGCAATTTATGCATTTAGTAGCAGCCAGATGCAGCAGCAACTTTTTTCAGCAGAAGTCAATTCCTTTTTTCATTCATATATTATTTTCCACCATAAAAATATGAGGATGTTCCCGTTGTGTTACttaataaaatatattttattaaGTTGCAAACTATAAATAATACTACTAGAATTAGTAATGATTTAGGGAACTTCTGGACTCAATGTTGAGGGTGAGGGTGGGGGCAATTGAAGATGGATTTTGCACCTTTTTGCCTCTAAATTTTTCATGCTGCCCCCTTGCCGAAGAGGGTGACAAGAGCAAGTTACACAAAATCAAGGGAACGTCAAATGAAGATGCGGCAAACAAGAGGTGTAAGGATAGGAACGTCATGGGCGGTGAAGAAAAGTGGAAATCAAGGGGGAAGAGGCAATGGATCAATGCTACACAATTAATAAAATTTTTCTATAACAACTTATGTGTATATCGGCTTACTGTAGTAACAACTTATGTGCATAACAACTTTTGTTTTGTGGCAACTTATATGTACGAGTGTATGATAGATTTTGTTTGTAGTAACTTATATCTTATATGTGTGGCAACTCACAGGTATAATAGATTCTATTtttttggcaaattttatttaaatgTGCGATAACTTTTATTTTTATGATAATTTGTATATAAACTTATGTGTACGACAACTTGCTCCTTTTTTACTACTTATGCGTATAACACCTTGTGTTTGTAACAACATATGTATATAATAGATTCTATTTTTATGACAACTTATGCTTATAACAGATTATGCTTTTGTGGTAACTTTGTTTTTATGACAACTTATAAATATTATTTTGGCAACCTTTATCTTATATGTGTGGCAACTTATATCTTATGTGTGTGGCAACTCATGTGTATAATAGATTCTGTTTTGTGGCAATTTTTGTTTTACATGTGtaacaacttttattttatgacAATTTGTATATAAGCTTATGAGTACGACAACTTACTCCTTTTTTACTACTTATTTTTACTACTTATGTATATGATATCCTGTGTTTGTGACAACTTATGTATATGACAGACTGTTTATAACATATTATCCTTTGTGGCAACTTATGTATATATATTGTAGCAACTCCTTCAATAATATCAAATCCAAATTTACACATAAGTTGCTACAAGCACAAAATGTCTTCAACATATATGCAAATGCGATTTAGTTTTGTTTGTCTCATCACGTAGAACACAACAATGCAATCTGTATTCAAAACTGAGATCATATGGAAAAGATAAAATATTTttatgaataaattgcatgttAAAAAAGCCCACAGGCGTGCTATACGTGTGTTTATAGCGGGTGAGTGAAAAAGCAAGCAAGGCCCGGGAAAGACGTGGGAGGTGAAGGGGGTTGCGTGCGGTTGCGTACCAAGAGGAGCAGAGTAAAAGGGATCGCGCGCTTTCCCCAGCGTGACCCATCATGCCTTATCCCGCTCCATCCCTATTAGCTGTCACGAGAACACTTCATGTGCTGTAGCATTGAGGTGCTCTCGTTCTCCACCATTAAGAAACACACAAAAATGGGTATGAAAAATTGAACCAAAAATATGTAGGAATAGTGGATGCAACACTCTGTATTCATGCAAAGTTTGATGTTGAGCAAAATTATGTGCaagaagaaacaaaaaaaaagacaaaACGGCATATGAATAGGTGCGGGTTGCGGGTCCAGATGAACAGTACATCGACCTGATTACATGCTGATTTTACCTTTTTTATTTCTCCTTGCATAAACATTTGTTCAACACCAAACTTTGCATGAATATATATCGCTGCATCCTCTATCCATACATACTTTTTATTTATTATTCATGCACATTTTGATGTGTTTGTTTAAGTTGGAGTACGGGAGTGCCTCAAGGTGCTGCCGTGCTGGAGCACCTGAACTCCCCTCTTCCTATCACCGCTACTTGTTCCACCTTTTTGCCttcttcatatatatatatatatatatatatatatatatatatatatatatatatatatgtcttCAGAACGTTCTTGTCACCCCACGGATTATCAAAAGCTTAGTTTCTATTCACCATTTTACCGTTGATAACAACTGTTCTGTTAAGTTTGATCTGTTTGATCTTTCTGTGAATGATATTCAAACCAAGAGCATGATAACCAGGTGCAATAGCTTTGGCGACCTGTACCCCTTGCTGCCGCCCAAGCTCATGCGCTCCTCATGGACTCCACTTTGCTTTGGCATCGCCACCTCGGTCACATTGGGTCTGAGGCGCTCTCCAAACTTGCATCTAATTCAGGCATCCAGTATAATAAAAATGTTTCCGAGTCTCTGTCATGCATGTCAATTCGGACGTCACACTCGTTTACCTTTTTCTTCATTTAGTTTATGTGCTGTCAACAATTTTGACTTAATTCATTATGACATGGGACCTCCCCTGTCGATAGTGTTTCCAAAGTATTATTTAATCATTCTTGTGACTGGTCGCACTACTACTAGACGTTTCCTTTGCGGTTGAAGTTAGATACCTCCACCGCTCTTTCTAAGGGTTGGATTGCTGGCATCTAAACTTTTCCAAGGGTTCTTCTGCTAATTCGTCAAGATACAAAAAAATTCTAATTAATTACATAAAACACtaggttgtttttgcaaaagctTAGGGTTCTTCCGATCACTTACGGCGGCACTGATAGCCTAACTCGCAAGCATTTCGACGATTGAGCAATGCGGCCAAGTGATACAAaaaagaagagggagggaagggACGGCGGCACTGATAGGCTAACTCGTAAACATTTCGACGATCGAGCGATGCGGCCCAGTGATGCAAAAGGCAGAGGGAAGGAAGGGAAAACTGTAGAGAGGGGCTCATCCCCGCACTAATACTCTTGTTGTCGATCGGTATCTAACAGGAAACTTGATCCGACAGCGGCGGTTTTGGAGCTCCCAACAATCAAGGAACTTTGGTAGAATCTGTTGGTCGGTGCTAGGTGGAAAGGATTCATGGCGGCCTAGTGAAACATAGGGAAGCGTCGACTGGCTCCGATATAAGGCCAGACTTAATACATAGTTTCATGAAACAGTTATCAAGATTGGAAACTAGGTAGTTGTGCTAATTGAGTTTCATGTGGATGAAACTCCTCTTTCATCCCATAAAACtcctttcttctctct
Coding sequences within it:
- the LOC112896171 gene encoding putative cyclin-dependent kinase F-2, with the protein product MHAHGIVHRDLKPRNVLVGEHDRRLKICDLSLTRSAASPPPDAQQLDGTIGYIAPKALLCEKDCGAPVDMWVLGCTMAELVMAQSTTKKRFLINIIDLLGIPDDVSLMLLGIDAGAPSKLREKVPEERLSAAVFDVLHGLLQYDPRTGSLLWRRCGCHGLHPWMTDD